The Nitrosomonas communis genome has a segment encoding these proteins:
- the ald gene encoding alanine dehydrogenase: MIIGLPKEIKDKEYRVGMSPGNVHTLIEHGHQVRVQAGAGEGSFFTDGDYQSAGADIVPYAEDVWCAQMVVKVKEPIQQEYRYLRQDLILFTYLHLASNKVLTDTMLAAGTTGIAYETVQTESGELPLLAPMSEVAGRMAIQIGATYLLKTLGGRGILMGGVPGVAPANVAILGAGIVGANAARVAVGMGAQVTVLDVNHSRLKYLDDIFHGQLLTRMSDRFNIKEIVYQADLVIGAVLIPGGRAPWLVTKEMLLHMRRGSVIVDVAVDQGGCVETTHPTTHSDPVYELDGILHYCVTNMPGAVPRTSTFALNNQTAAYVVRLANEGLDAVRHNRTLLHGLNLYRGFVTHPAVAEAFGLKYTPPLQAINTASF, translated from the coding sequence ATGATCATTGGATTACCTAAGGAAATTAAAGATAAGGAATATCGAGTCGGAATGTCGCCCGGTAACGTACACACGTTAATAGAGCACGGGCATCAGGTTCGGGTACAAGCCGGAGCAGGGGAGGGGAGTTTCTTTACTGATGGAGATTACCAGTCGGCTGGCGCTGATATTGTTCCTTATGCCGAGGATGTTTGGTGTGCCCAGATGGTGGTGAAGGTAAAAGAACCAATTCAGCAGGAATATCGCTATCTGCGTCAAGATTTAATTCTTTTTACTTATCTGCATCTGGCTTCGAATAAAGTACTGACTGATACAATGCTGGCTGCAGGAACGACCGGTATTGCTTATGAAACTGTGCAAACTGAATCAGGTGAGTTACCTTTGTTAGCACCCATGAGTGAAGTAGCCGGAAGAATGGCAATACAAATAGGTGCGACTTACTTGCTTAAAACATTAGGTGGCCGTGGCATCCTGATGGGGGGGGTTCCTGGCGTAGCTCCTGCCAATGTGGCCATTCTGGGAGCAGGTATTGTAGGTGCTAATGCAGCCAGAGTTGCGGTTGGAATGGGTGCTCAGGTGACTGTACTGGACGTGAATCATTCACGGTTGAAATACCTGGATGATATTTTTCATGGGCAATTATTGACGCGTATGAGTGACAGATTCAATATTAAAGAAATCGTTTATCAAGCTGACCTTGTTATTGGTGCAGTGCTCATTCCAGGTGGACGAGCACCTTGGCTGGTGACAAAAGAGATGTTGTTACATATGCGCCGAGGATCGGTTATTGTTGATGTGGCAGTTGATCAGGGGGGATGCGTGGAGACCACTCACCCTACTACTCATAGTGATCCGGTTTATGAATTGGATGGTATCTTGCATTATTGCGTTACTAACATGCCAGGGGCTGTTCCTCGCACGAGTACCTTTGCACTCAATAATCAGACGGCAGCTTATGTAGTGCGCCTGGCAAATGAGGGGCTAGATGCTGTACGTCATAACCGCACTTTGCTCCACGGGCTCAATCTCTATCGCGGTTTCGTGACTCATCCCGCTGTAGCAGAGGCATTCGGGCTGAAATATACGCCGCCATTGCAAGCAATTAATACGGCATCTTTTTGA
- a CDS encoding Fe(3+) ABC transporter substrate-binding protein — MCKLFSIKRFLVITYCFVSLLVINVAQAEQVVVYSARIEELIKPMFDAFTRETGIQVKFTTDKEGALLARLKAEGKRTPADVLITADAGNLWEAARAGLLKSVSSSILEANIPAHLRDPQGHWFGLSVRARTIVYNTQKVKPSELSTYEDLADPKWKGRLCLRTSKKVYNQSLVAMMIAEHGEAETERIVKGWVDNLATEPLSDDTRTLEFVAAGRCDVALVNTYYYGRLMESNSNLPLAIFWPNQKNSGVHVNISGAGVTQFSKNEHAAIKLLEFLSSEKAQNLFADVNMEYPVNPKVKPSKIVAAWGEFKQNPMNLAKAGELQTAAIKLMDRAGYR; from the coding sequence ATGTGCAAACTATTTTCGATTAAACGTTTTTTGGTCATTACATACTGTTTTGTTTCCCTGCTGGTAATCAATGTAGCCCAGGCAGAGCAGGTCGTAGTGTATTCAGCAAGAATTGAAGAACTTATCAAACCGATGTTTGATGCTTTTACCAGAGAAACAGGCATTCAGGTTAAATTTACGACAGACAAGGAAGGCGCTTTATTGGCCAGACTTAAAGCAGAAGGAAAGAGAACTCCGGCCGATGTTCTCATTACTGCAGATGCAGGGAATTTATGGGAAGCCGCACGGGCGGGACTATTAAAATCTGTTTCTTCTTCTATACTGGAAGCAAATATTCCTGCTCATTTACGAGATCCGCAAGGGCATTGGTTTGGTCTTTCGGTGCGGGCTCGCACTATCGTCTACAATACGCAAAAAGTAAAGCCGTCAGAGCTTTCTACCTATGAGGATCTGGCAGATCCGAAATGGAAGGGAAGATTATGCTTGCGCACCTCAAAAAAAGTTTATAATCAATCGCTTGTTGCAATGATGATTGCCGAGCATGGGGAAGCTGAAACTGAAAGAATTGTGAAAGGTTGGGTCGATAACCTTGCAACTGAGCCTTTGTCTGATGATACGAGAACGCTCGAATTTGTAGCAGCAGGACGATGCGATGTGGCTCTGGTTAATACTTATTATTATGGCAGATTGATGGAAAGCAATTCTAATTTACCTTTAGCTATTTTCTGGCCCAATCAAAAAAATAGTGGTGTGCATGTCAATATTTCAGGAGCTGGCGTTACTCAATTCAGCAAGAATGAGCATGCAGCCATCAAATTGCTGGAATTTTTATCTTCAGAGAAAGCGCAAAATTTATTTGCTGACGTCAATATGGAATATCCTGTTAATCCTAAGGTTAAGCCCAGTAAAATAGTTGCAGCCTGGGGAGAGTTTAAACAAAACCCAATGAACTTAGCCAAAGCAGGGGAGTTGCAAACAGCAGCAATAAAATTAATGGATCGTGCGGGTTATCGATAA
- a CDS encoding ABC transporter permease yields the protein MPTDDVWKHLVDTALFTLLINTFWLSVGVVVGTSLLGVSLAWLTAIYQFPGSRFFSWALLLPLAIPAYVTAFIVHGLFDYTGPIQTTLRTWLGSELPWFPDLYGRGGVTVVMILAFYPYVYLMARNAFLTQGKRLLEVAQSLGLNRKQGFFKVALPMARPWIAGGIMLTLMETLADFGTVSVFNYDTFTTAIYKAWFGMFSLPAASQLASLLITLVFVLIIIEQQFRARMRFAETKRSSHADRIVLSGWKACTAICFAASVLFFAFVLPIMQLSGWAAHSLMQSFDQRYLEFLLHSLLLSAMATLITCFVAILLVYAVRLYSNTFTRIAVRIATIGYALPGAVLAVGIFIPLAWLDDQLNEWLLTLFQIEAGLLIQGTVGVMLIAYMTRFLAVAHYPIDSAMQRITRSIDEAAMGFGLTGWAVLRSVHLPMLKTGIFTAAALVFVDVMKEMPITLMTRPFGWDTLAVRIFSLTSEGEWQQAALPAVTLVLAGLVPIILLMRQTDK from the coding sequence ATGCCAACGGACGATGTCTGGAAGCATCTTGTTGATACTGCACTTTTTACCTTATTAATCAACACATTTTGGCTCTCAGTGGGAGTTGTGGTTGGGACGTCATTGTTGGGTGTCAGCCTTGCGTGGCTTACCGCAATTTATCAGTTTCCGGGCAGCAGGTTCTTTTCCTGGGCTTTGTTGCTGCCACTAGCCATTCCAGCCTATGTGACTGCATTTATTGTACACGGTTTGTTTGATTATACTGGTCCTATTCAGACAACTTTACGCACTTGGCTGGGATCAGAGTTACCCTGGTTTCCTGATTTATACGGAAGAGGGGGAGTAACAGTTGTTATGATTCTGGCTTTCTATCCCTATGTCTATTTAATGGCACGCAATGCCTTTCTAACGCAAGGAAAGCGTTTGCTAGAAGTGGCTCAGTCGCTGGGCCTTAACCGTAAACAAGGATTCTTCAAAGTAGCGCTGCCGATGGCTCGCCCATGGATTGCAGGCGGTATCATGCTGACGCTCATGGAAACGCTTGCAGATTTCGGGACCGTTTCTGTATTTAATTACGATACATTTACCACGGCGATCTATAAAGCATGGTTTGGCATGTTTTCCTTACCTGCGGCTTCTCAGCTTGCATCATTACTGATCACCCTGGTTTTTGTACTCATTATTATTGAACAACAATTTCGAGCGCGAATGCGTTTCGCTGAAACAAAGAGAAGTTCACACGCTGATCGTATCGTACTTTCAGGTTGGAAAGCGTGTACAGCTATATGCTTTGCTGCAAGTGTTTTATTTTTTGCATTTGTGCTGCCCATCATGCAATTGAGTGGCTGGGCTGCTCATTCTTTAATGCAGAGCTTTGATCAACGTTATCTGGAATTTCTCTTGCATTCACTTCTGTTATCAGCCATGGCCACACTGATTACCTGTTTTGTTGCCATATTATTAGTTTATGCAGTTCGCCTTTATTCTAATACGTTCACTCGAATCGCAGTCCGTATTGCAACGATAGGTTATGCTCTGCCAGGTGCCGTATTAGCAGTAGGTATTTTTATTCCCCTTGCCTGGTTAGATGATCAGTTAAATGAATGGCTATTAACTCTGTTTCAAATTGAAGCTGGTTTATTGATTCAAGGCACAGTCGGTGTCATGCTGATAGCTTACATGACACGCTTTCTTGCTGTTGCTCACTATCCTATAGACAGTGCTATGCAACGTATTACGCGCAGTATAGATGAGGCAGCGATGGGTTTTGGTTTAACCGGTTGGGCTGTGCTTCGAAGTGTTCATTTACCCATGTTGAAAACCGGAATATTCACCGCTGCTGCGTTGGTGTTCGTAGATGTCATGAAAGAAATGCCCATTACTTTGATGACTCGTCCCTTTGGCTGGGATACATTGGCTGTACGTATTTTTTCATTGACTTCAGAGGGTGAATGGCAGCAGGCTGCATTACCTGCTGTGACGTTAGTTTTGGCGGGATTGGTGCCTATTATTTTACTGATGCGACAAACAGACAAGTAG
- a CDS encoding ABC transporter ATP-binding protein, giving the protein MDTLLKLDQIQHAYGKQTTISHLSFDLRKGEIGCLLGPSGCGKTTALRCIAGFEPLMGGEILLNGMVVSRANFSLPPEQRHVGMVFQDYALFPHLTVAANVGFGLHRSHPTERMQRVAEMLQIVGLAEEANKYPHELSGGQQQRVALARALAPHPDLLLLDEPFSNLDVTLRERLSLEIRDILKSLHITAILVTHNQDEAFSVADVIGVMHQGKIMQWDTAYNLYHRPANRFVANFIGQGIFLPGKVLSLEKIEIELGILTEEIYHQYQLDDAIYHAGSEVEVLIRPDDIVYDQQSTLQAMVTHKAFRGAEILYTLKLASGKTLLSLISSHHNHAIGEKIGIRLEADHLVVFKKENYTDVQESRTFHP; this is encoded by the coding sequence GTGGATACCTTACTGAAATTAGATCAAATTCAACATGCTTATGGTAAGCAGACAACCATTAGTCATTTATCGTTTGATTTAAGAAAAGGAGAGATCGGGTGCTTGTTAGGACCCAGCGGTTGTGGGAAAACCACTGCATTACGCTGTATTGCAGGCTTTGAACCATTAATGGGAGGTGAAATATTACTTAACGGCATGGTGGTGAGTCGTGCTAACTTTAGTCTTCCACCCGAGCAAAGACATGTTGGTATGGTATTTCAGGATTATGCCTTGTTTCCTCATCTGACAGTAGCAGCAAATGTAGGGTTTGGATTGCACCGCAGTCATCCGACTGAGCGTATGCAACGTGTAGCTGAGATGCTACAAATTGTCGGTCTTGCAGAAGAGGCTAACAAGTATCCTCATGAGCTTTCCGGCGGGCAGCAACAACGTGTCGCCTTAGCCCGAGCACTGGCGCCTCATCCTGATTTATTACTACTAGATGAACCTTTTTCTAATCTGGATGTCACCTTGCGGGAGCGTTTAAGTTTAGAAATACGCGATATTCTAAAAAGTCTGCATATTACTGCCATTCTGGTAACGCATAATCAAGACGAAGCTTTCTCTGTGGCAGATGTAATTGGCGTTATGCATCAAGGCAAAATTATGCAATGGGATACAGCCTATAATTTATATCATCGTCCTGCCAATCGTTTTGTCGCCAATTTTATCGGGCAAGGTATTTTTCTCCCCGGGAAAGTGCTTTCCCTTGAAAAGATTGAAATAGAACTAGGTATTTTAACGGAAGAAATTTATCATCAGTACCAATTAGATGACGCGATTTATCATGCCGGAAGTGAAGTAGAGGTATTAATTCGACCAGACGATATTGTGTACGATCAACAAAGTACTTTACAAGCCATGGTCACCCATAAAGCATTTCGAGGTGCCGAGATTCTTTATACGTTAAAATTAGCCAGTGGCAAGACTCTATTATCGCTCATTTCGAGTCATCATAATCATGCGATTGGTGAGAAAATCGGTATCAGGTTAGAAGCTGATCATCTCGTAGTTTTTAAAAAAGAAAATTATACAGATGTTCAAGAATCGCGAACATTCCATCCCTAA
- the mltB gene encoding lytic murein transglycosylase B, protein MHLIKRNYIRQILSMLIYLFLIFWSMALIASPLRQEIRQFIDEMVAQHGFNQSKLEDIFNRVQFQPTIIDLISVPASSIPWNKYRARFINPQRIKSGVNFWNEHAQKLEQASQVFGVPAEIIVAIIGVETAYGTTTGKHRVIDTLTTLAFDFPRRADFFKNELEQYLLLAQEQNFDLFSIRGSYAGAIGFPQFMPGSYRRYAIDFDGDGKTDLASNATDAIGSVANYLKEYGWEAGGPTIARAHIPIGSNHYQEILLAGIEPIHPVKKLRAANIIPLEKTSDERLAALIELKDDDTLQYWLGFQNFYVITRYNRSTFYAMSVLQLAEAIRAARNSSLR, encoded by the coding sequence ATGCATTTAATCAAGCGTAATTATATCCGTCAAATATTGAGCATGCTTATTTATTTGTTCTTGATTTTCTGGAGTATGGCGCTTATTGCATCTCCTTTACGTCAGGAAATAAGACAGTTTATTGATGAAATGGTTGCACAACATGGATTCAATCAATCCAAACTTGAAGATATATTTAATAGGGTGCAATTCCAGCCAACTATCATTGATTTGATTTCAGTACCCGCTTCCTCCATACCTTGGAATAAATATCGCGCCCGTTTTATCAATCCACAGCGCATAAAAAGCGGCGTCAATTTCTGGAATGAACATGCACAGAAACTGGAGCAAGCAAGTCAAGTATTTGGCGTTCCTGCAGAAATTATTGTTGCCATCATTGGCGTTGAAACTGCCTATGGTACAACGACAGGTAAACATCGCGTTATAGACACATTGACCACTTTAGCATTTGATTTTCCAAGACGCGCTGATTTTTTTAAAAATGAGTTGGAACAATACCTGTTACTGGCACAGGAGCAAAATTTCGATTTATTCAGTATCAGAGGTTCTTACGCAGGAGCCATTGGTTTTCCACAATTTATGCCGGGAAGTTATAGGCGTTATGCCATAGATTTTGATGGTGATGGAAAAACTGATTTAGCAAGCAATGCAACTGATGCAATTGGCAGTGTCGCCAATTATCTCAAGGAATACGGGTGGGAAGCAGGAGGACCCACCATCGCACGCGCACACATACCTATTGGCAGTAATCATTATCAAGAAATTTTGCTTGCAGGCATTGAGCCTATTCATCCAGTAAAAAAACTTCGTGCAGCCAATATTATCCCGCTGGAAAAAACAAGCGATGAAAGATTAGCAGCACTTATTGAATTAAAAGATGATGATACGCTTCAATATTGGCTTGGTTTTCAGAATTTCTATGTTATTACACGATATAATCGCAGTACTTTTTACGCAATGTCAGTGCTGCAGCTTGCCGAAGCAATCCGTGCCGCACGAAATTCAAGTCTGCGATAA
- the trxA gene encoding thioredoxin TrxA, which yields MSQHVHYITDATFEAEVLQSTTPVLVDYWAEWCGPCKMIAPILDEVANEYSGRLKVAKLNIDENQATPPKYGIRGIPTLMLFKNGNIEATKVGALSKSQLTAFIDSHL from the coding sequence ATGAGCCAACATGTTCATTATATTACAGATGCCACTTTTGAAGCGGAAGTACTACAATCAACCACACCAGTATTGGTTGATTATTGGGCAGAATGGTGTGGACCATGCAAAATGATTGCCCCAATTCTTGATGAAGTTGCGAATGAGTATAGTGGTAGACTTAAAGTTGCAAAACTTAATATTGATGAAAATCAAGCGACTCCTCCAAAATATGGAATTCGTGGCATCCCTACCCTTATGTTATTCAAAAATGGTAATATTGAAGCAACCAAGGTGGGTGCTCTTTCAAAGTCTCAATTGACAGCATTCATTGACAGTCATCTATAA
- the rho gene encoding transcription termination factor Rho, whose amino-acid sequence MRLSDLKSLHVSELIKMAVANEIEGANRLRKQDLIFALLKNQARKNESIFGEGTLEILQDGFGFLRSPDTSYLAGPDDIYISPSQIRRFNLHTGDSVDGEIRPPKDGERYFALVKVDKVNNEPPENSKRKILFENLTPLFPTERLVLERDIKSEENITGRIIDLIAPIGKGQRGLLVASPKSGKTVMLQHIAHSIAANHPDVILMVLLIDERPEEVTEMIRSVRGEVISSTFDESAMRHVQVADMVIEKAKRLVEHKKDVVILLDSITRLARAYNTVAPASGKVLTGGVDANALQRPKRFFGAARNIEEGGSLTIIATALVDTGSRMDDVIYEEFKGTGNMEIHLDRRMAEKRIYPAINVNRSGTRREELLLPQDILQKIWILRKLLYPMDEMDAMSFLLDKIKATKGNADFFDSMRRV is encoded by the coding sequence ATGCGTTTATCTGATCTTAAAAGTCTTCATGTTTCCGAATTGATAAAAATGGCTGTTGCCAATGAAATTGAGGGAGCCAATCGTTTGCGAAAACAGGATCTGATTTTTGCGTTACTAAAAAATCAGGCACGTAAAAATGAAAGTATCTTTGGAGAAGGAACACTGGAAATTTTGCAGGACGGTTTTGGGTTTTTACGCTCACCTGACACTTCTTATCTGGCAGGACCGGATGATATTTATATCTCACCTAGTCAAATTAGGCGCTTTAATTTGCATACCGGTGATTCAGTCGATGGGGAGATTCGTCCCCCGAAGGATGGAGAGCGGTATTTTGCCTTAGTCAAAGTTGACAAGGTCAATAATGAGCCGCCAGAAAATTCCAAACGAAAAATTCTGTTTGAAAATTTGACACCATTGTTTCCTACTGAACGTTTGGTATTAGAACGTGATATTAAATCTGAGGAAAACATTACAGGCCGGATTATTGATCTGATTGCTCCCATAGGGAAGGGGCAGCGGGGCTTATTAGTTGCAAGCCCAAAATCCGGAAAAACAGTCATGTTGCAGCATATTGCGCATTCAATAGCAGCTAATCATCCTGATGTCATCTTAATGGTGTTATTAATTGATGAGCGACCTGAAGAGGTGACAGAAATGATTCGCTCAGTCAGAGGCGAAGTGATTTCGTCTACTTTTGATGAATCTGCCATGCGACATGTTCAAGTAGCCGATATGGTCATAGAGAAAGCTAAACGCCTCGTGGAGCATAAAAAAGATGTGGTGATATTACTTGATTCTATCACTCGTTTAGCTCGTGCGTATAATACGGTTGCACCTGCTTCCGGCAAAGTATTAACAGGGGGGGTGGATGCCAATGCGTTGCAGCGCCCAAAACGCTTCTTTGGTGCTGCACGGAATATAGAAGAAGGAGGTTCTCTTACCATTATTGCTACCGCTCTCGTAGATACCGGCTCACGTATGGATGATGTCATTTACGAAGAGTTTAAAGGTACTGGCAACATGGAAATTCATCTTGATCGGCGTATGGCAGAGAAACGTATTTATCCTGCCATTAATGTTAACCGTTCGGGTACTCGCCGAGAAGAGCTGTTGCTTCCGCAGGATATCTTACAGAAGATATGGATATTGCGAAAACTACTTTATCCAATGGATGAGATGGACGCAATGTCATTTCTACTTGACAAGATTAAAGCTACAAAAGGTAATGCTGATTTTTTTGATTCAATGCGGCGTGTATAA
- the rpmE gene encoding 50S ribosomal protein L31, which yields MRAEIHPNYQEITITCSCGNVFKTCSTLNKPLHVEVCSACHPFYTGKQKIVDTAGRVEKFNRKYGKPVQK from the coding sequence ATGAGAGCAGAAATCCATCCAAATTATCAAGAAATAACAATAACATGCAGTTGTGGTAATGTCTTTAAGACATGTTCTACTTTAAATAAGCCTTTGCATGTAGAGGTTTGTTCGGCTTGTCATCCTTTTTATACCGGAAAACAGAAGATTGTAGATACTGCCGGAAGAGTTGAGAAATTTAATCGCAAGTATGGAAAACCAGTACAAAAATAA
- a CDS encoding c-type cytochrome: MEKTGKKTSGGNMICLAPLVFLFFFQFAAAADIPPVNVPDTMAERVKACITCHGPEDKKGRDVYYPRIAGKPEGYLFNQLRNFRDGRRHYQPMAWLLKGLPDQYLRDMAAYFASLKQIFPPPEPMSSASADIELARKLIFQGDPAREIPACVECHGKDLMGTAPFIPGLLGLPRIYIIAQFGSWQNGGMMRGQTSDCMSEIAKQLTTAEANVIATWLAAQPVSEALLKQEHSAALSEKMARRCSSIVMPSPALQ, translated from the coding sequence ATGGAAAAAACAGGTAAAAAAACAAGTGGTGGTAATATGATATGCCTTGCTCCGCTCGTTTTTTTATTTTTTTTCCAATTCGCTGCCGCGGCAGACATACCGCCAGTCAATGTTCCCGATACCATGGCGGAACGCGTAAAAGCATGTATCACTTGCCATGGTCCGGAGGATAAGAAAGGTAGAGATGTGTATTATCCGCGCATCGCTGGCAAGCCGGAAGGTTATCTTTTTAATCAGCTACGCAATTTCAGAGATGGTAGGCGTCATTATCAACCCATGGCTTGGCTGCTGAAAGGTTTGCCTGATCAATACCTGCGGGACATGGCTGCATATTTTGCTTCGCTGAAACAGATTTTTCCTCCCCCTGAGCCGATGAGTTCTGCTTCCGCCGACATCGAACTGGCCCGTAAGCTTATATTTCAGGGTGATCCTGCCCGAGAAATTCCCGCGTGTGTTGAATGCCATGGAAAGGATTTAATGGGAACAGCGCCTTTTATCCCTGGCTTGCTAGGCCTGCCACGTATCTACATAATCGCCCAATTTGGTAGCTGGCAGAATGGCGGTATGATGCGGGGCCAAACCTCTGACTGCATGTCAGAAATTGCAAAACAGCTTACTACTGCGGAGGCGAATGTCATAGCAACTTGGTTGGCTGCACAGCCGGTTTCGGAAGCACTCCTCAAGCAGGAGCATTCTGCAGCCCTCTCTGAAAAAATGGCTAGACGTTGCAGTAGTATTGTCATGCCATCTCCCGCACTGCAATGA
- a CDS encoding c-type cytochrome, whose amino-acid sequence MKRSVISAAVVGLILAVFLVSIGFSPVSEKSAVAKLEDNIVEQQVQQARGAYLAHIGNCMGCHTGQNGQPYAGGHILETPIGTFITPNITPDQQTGIGLWNEEDFWRALHEGKGRNGDLLYPAFPYTEYTRITREDSNAIFAYLQSLPSIQQQNPPNQIHFPFNFRPLIYIWRALYFEQGIYQPEAGKSDEWNRGAYLVQGLGHCNACHTTRNPLGASQGEILGGGQLMGSNWYAPSLTSLQEASTSDWPIHEIVQLLTVGLSSRAITTGPMAAVVSQSLQHLSKDDAHAMAVYLQSLPKTAPHSRGIAPELTEEVDRQLQHGHKIYETHCQDCHGSFGQGAPGAYPPLAGNRSVTLASPINVIRSILYGGYAPVTASNPRPYGMPPFAHILNDEEIALVLSYIRNAWGNRGSIITSVQVDRSRKGAQ is encoded by the coding sequence ATGAAGCGCTCTGTCATCTCCGCTGCAGTAGTTGGATTAATCCTCGCTGTATTTCTGGTTTCGATCGGTTTTTCTCCTGTGAGTGAAAAGTCTGCAGTGGCAAAGCTAGAAGATAACATTGTGGAACAACAGGTACAGCAAGCACGAGGCGCGTATCTTGCACATATCGGCAATTGCATGGGGTGTCATACTGGACAAAACGGGCAGCCCTACGCTGGAGGACATATTCTTGAGACGCCTATCGGAACATTCATAACACCTAATATTACACCTGACCAGCAAACCGGTATTGGTCTCTGGAATGAGGAGGATTTCTGGCGGGCGCTGCATGAAGGCAAGGGACGCAATGGCGATCTTTTGTATCCGGCTTTTCCATACACGGAATATACAAGAATCACTCGCGAGGATTCCAATGCAATTTTCGCCTATCTTCAATCTCTCCCGTCCATTCAACAACAAAACCCACCGAACCAGATCCATTTCCCTTTTAATTTCCGTCCGCTCATTTATATCTGGCGAGCCCTCTATTTCGAGCAAGGTATTTACCAGCCTGAAGCTGGAAAGAGCGATGAATGGAATCGAGGAGCATATCTGGTGCAAGGACTCGGGCATTGCAATGCCTGCCACACAACTCGGAATCCGCTGGGTGCAAGTCAGGGCGAAATTCTGGGGGGAGGACAGCTCATGGGTTCTAACTGGTATGCGCCATCCCTGACTTCGCTGCAAGAAGCAAGCACTTCCGATTGGCCGATCCACGAAATCGTTCAACTACTCACGGTAGGCTTGTCATCCCGTGCGATCACAACAGGGCCGATGGCAGCTGTCGTCAGTCAAAGTCTTCAGCATTTGTCAAAAGATGATGCGCATGCTATGGCAGTCTATCTGCAGTCTTTACCGAAGACCGCTCCCCATTCAAGGGGAATCGCTCCTGAGCTTACGGAGGAGGTTGACAGGCAGCTCCAGCATGGCCACAAGATCTACGAGACACACTGTCAGGATTGTCATGGAAGCTTCGGGCAAGGTGCACCAGGGGCATATCCTCCGTTGGCTGGCAACCGTAGCGTCACACTAGCGTCCCCGATTAACGTGATTCGTAGCATTCTATACGGCGGTTACGCACCAGTCACGGCAAGTAATCCACGTCCTTACGGCATGCCGCCGTTTGCACACATCTTGAATGATGAAGAGATCGCATTAGTATTGTCGTATATCCGTAATGCATGGGGTAACCGCGGGAGCATAATCACCTCAGTTCAAGTTGATAGAAGCCGAAAAGGCGCACAATGA
- a CDS encoding YicC/YloC family endoribonuclease — protein MIASMTGYAVMSKEIAHGSLTLELRSVNNRYLDIQFRLPDEFRLLEPAMRELLNTQLKRGKIDCRLTFMPYAKVDLPQQLNEPLLSRLIELNNTVKSALSDAKSLTVADILSWPDILKSDMASTPALHEACMELLQATLNEFIATRVREGEKLKNTLLERLRQLRQLTTALSPRIPMLLANFQEKLITRLQEAKIDGNDDRLRQELILFASKIDIDEELSRLQTHLDEVEHALLKGGCVGKRLDFLMQELNREANTLGSKSVDIEVSKISVELKILIEQMREQVQNIE, from the coding sequence ATGATAGCCAGCATGACAGGTTATGCCGTTATGTCTAAGGAGATTGCACATGGCTCCCTAACGCTAGAACTACGCTCGGTTAATAATCGCTATCTCGATATTCAGTTCCGTTTGCCAGATGAATTCCGCTTGCTGGAACCCGCAATGCGTGAGCTCCTGAATACTCAGTTAAAGCGAGGGAAAATTGATTGCCGTTTAACCTTCATGCCGTACGCTAAAGTAGATTTACCTCAACAGCTCAATGAGCCGTTATTAAGTAGATTAATAGAGCTGAACAACACGGTTAAATCAGCTCTTTCGGATGCAAAAAGCCTGACTGTAGCAGACATTTTGAGTTGGCCTGACATATTGAAAAGCGATATGGCGTCTACTCCAGCACTACATGAAGCTTGCATGGAATTACTTCAGGCGACTTTGAATGAGTTTATCGCTACGCGTGTTCGTGAAGGAGAAAAACTGAAGAATACATTGCTGGAGCGTCTGCGCCAATTACGCCAATTGACAACGGCGCTCTCACCGCGTATTCCAATGTTACTCGCTAATTTTCAGGAAAAGTTAATAACACGTTTGCAAGAAGCAAAAATAGATGGTAACGATGATCGTCTTCGGCAAGAGCTAATATTATTTGCCAGCAAAATTGATATAGACGAGGAATTATCACGATTACAAACTCATCTAGATGAAGTGGAACACGCCTTATTAAAGGGAGGGTGTGTTGGCAAACGGCTTGATTTCTTAATGCAGGAACTTAATCGGGAGGCTAATACTCTTGGTTCAAAATCTGTAGACATAGAAGTTTCAAAAATTTCTGTGGAACTAAAAATATTGATCGAACAAATGCGTGAGCAAGTTCAGAACATTGAATGA